A window of Rhodococcus sp. SGAir0479 contains these coding sequences:
- a CDS encoding VOC family protein — translation MATRLNPYISFAGTARQAMEFYKDVFGGTLNMSTFGDMGAPVDADGIMHAMLETDSGYTIMGADTPPGMEHRAGTDMAVSLSGDDAVQLREYWDKLSASGSVQVPLEQQMWGDTFGSCTDRFGVTWMVNITG, via the coding sequence GTGGCCACTCGTCTCAACCCCTACATCAGCTTCGCCGGCACCGCCCGACAGGCGATGGAGTTCTACAAGGACGTGTTCGGCGGCACGCTGAACATGAGCACGTTCGGCGACATGGGGGCGCCCGTGGACGCCGACGGGATCATGCACGCGATGCTCGAGACCGACAGTGGCTACACGATCATGGGCGCGGACACACCGCCCGGTATGGAACATCGCGCGGGCACCGACATGGCCGTGAGTCTGAGCGGCGACGACGCCGTCCAACTGCGTGAATACTGGGACAAGCTGTCCGCGTCGGGCAGCGTGCAGGTGCCCCTCGAGCAGCAGATGTGGGGCGACACGTTCGGGTCGTGCACCGACCGGTTCGGTGTGACGTGGATGGTGAACATCACGGGGTAG
- a CDS encoding polyprenol monophosphomannose synthase, which yields MDSSSPKTTVVVPTYNERDNLPKLVERLAALEVPNLHLLVVDDNSPDGTGEVAEKLAIDGPLPIRVLHRTVKDGLGRAYVAGMTRALEDGADIVIQMDADLSHPAEVIPTMISTLTTTDAAVVLGSRYVPGGAVASDWPWHRKALSAWANFYVNAILRLGVKDATAGFKAWHARTLNAIDVASINSNGYSFQVEMNYRTTSRGMRIAEVPITFEERIEGVSKMSFGVQLESALVPWKLRFGKKR from the coding sequence ATGGACAGCAGCTCGCCGAAGACGACCGTCGTTGTACCCACGTACAACGAACGCGACAATCTGCCGAAGCTCGTCGAGCGGCTGGCGGCGCTGGAGGTCCCCAACCTGCATCTGCTGGTCGTCGACGACAACTCCCCCGACGGCACCGGGGAGGTCGCCGAGAAGCTCGCGATCGACGGCCCGCTCCCCATCCGGGTTCTGCATCGCACCGTCAAGGACGGCCTCGGCCGCGCGTACGTGGCCGGCATGACCCGCGCGCTCGAGGACGGTGCCGACATCGTCATCCAGATGGACGCCGACCTGTCGCACCCCGCCGAGGTCATCCCGACGATGATCTCCACCCTCACCACGACGGACGCCGCGGTCGTCCTCGGCTCCCGGTACGTGCCGGGCGGCGCCGTCGCGAGCGACTGGCCGTGGCACCGCAAGGCCCTCTCGGCGTGGGCCAACTTCTACGTCAACGCGATCCTGCGACTCGGGGTCAAGGACGCGACCGCCGGGTTCAAGGCGTGGCACGCGCGCACCCTGAACGCCATCGACGTCGCGTCGATCAACAGCAACGGCTACTCGTTCCAGGTGGAGATGAACTACCGCACCACCAGCCGCGGCATGCGGATCGCGGAGGTGCCGATCACGTTCGAGGAGCGCATCGAGGGCGTGTCGAAGATGAGCTTCGGGGTCCAGCTCGAGTCGGCGCTGGTGCCGTGGAAGCTGCGGTTCGGTAAGAAGCGCTGA
- a CDS encoding LysR family transcriptional regulator: MNVELRHLRALVAVIDAGTFTAAAERLNITQPALTRTIQQLEAALGTRLLERTSRSLAPTEAGLAFSERVRGVLGELDAAIASAHSSRTVRLGFSWLLPDPWAHDTITACERRSGARVLLHRCDDPLSALRDGVIDAAVMRGDVSGAALAVHHLFSEPRVAAVSARSPLAERDRLTWAELGTHPLVVNTLTGTTRAESWTEPDPGRAIVTCTNFDEWLELVAADRGVGAVPVAARRRVHHHNVRFVDIADAAPTAVSLVYVAGRVTPLLRVLRDCALAEARRFRAETR; the protein is encoded by the coding sequence ATGAATGTGGAGTTGCGGCATCTGCGGGCGCTGGTCGCCGTGATCGACGCCGGAACCTTCACGGCCGCGGCCGAGCGGCTGAACATCACCCAGCCCGCGCTCACCCGCACGATCCAGCAACTCGAGGCGGCGCTGGGCACCCGGCTGCTGGAGCGCACGTCACGGTCGCTGGCCCCCACCGAGGCCGGACTGGCGTTCTCCGAGCGTGTCCGGGGCGTTCTCGGCGAACTGGATGCCGCGATCGCGTCCGCGCACAGCAGCCGGACCGTGCGCCTCGGGTTCAGTTGGCTGCTGCCCGACCCGTGGGCGCACGACACGATCACCGCGTGCGAGAGACGCTCCGGTGCGCGCGTGCTGCTGCACCGGTGCGACGATCCGCTGAGCGCCCTGCGCGACGGCGTGATCGACGCGGCCGTCATGCGCGGCGACGTCTCCGGCGCGGCGCTGGCGGTGCACCACCTTTTCTCGGAGCCGCGAGTGGCCGCGGTCAGCGCCCGCTCACCGCTCGCGGAGCGGGACCGGCTGACGTGGGCCGAACTGGGCACCCATCCGCTCGTCGTCAACACCCTGACCGGGACCACCCGCGCCGAGTCCTGGACCGAACCCGATCCGGGCCGGGCGATCGTGACCTGCACCAACTTCGACGAGTGGCTCGAACTCGTCGCGGCCGACCGTGGGGTCGGTGCGGTCCCGGTGGCCGCGCGTCGCCGCGTACACCACCACAACGTCCGGTTCGTCGACATCGCCGACGCGGCGCCGACCGCGGTGAGTCTGGTCTACGTCGCCGGGCGCGTCACGCCCCTGCTGCGGGTACTGCGCGACTGCGCGCTGGCCGAGGCCCGGCGGTTCCGGGCGGAAACGCGGTGA
- a CDS encoding YbfB/YjiJ family MFS transporter, with the protein MSTPVRTVTASSGRPTRVTVLRAAAGLAAAMGVGRFVYTPLLPLMQEQTGVSHSDTALVATANYLGYFVGAVALAVRPSGARSRALFRASIVALVASEVAMIVGTDVALWSVARVVAGIASAVVFVYCATAVVGHPSAGVTFTGVGVGIATSGVLVVALGPIVSWTALWIVAAVVTAGYPAFAWGLPPGAAPPSPGGGPRPRATPSARWWTLGAAYFLEGVGYIVLGTFLVAAVSAGGAEWTGPAAWVVVGLAAVPSPLLWAWALRRRSAESLLTAALLLQAVSALLPALVAGPVAALLAAVLFGGTFMGITLLAMDSALGLGIPRAAAALTAIYGLGQILGPLVVAPMLGDGFRAAFVCAAVVLVVAALLAGATRRRRYQ; encoded by the coding sequence GTGAGCACCCCGGTGCGCACCGTGACCGCGTCATCCGGCCGGCCCACCCGGGTGACGGTGCTGCGCGCGGCCGCCGGCCTCGCGGCGGCCATGGGTGTCGGCCGCTTCGTCTACACGCCGTTGTTGCCACTGATGCAGGAGCAGACCGGCGTCTCGCACTCCGATACCGCGCTGGTCGCGACCGCCAACTATCTCGGCTACTTCGTGGGCGCGGTCGCACTGGCCGTCCGCCCGTCGGGCGCGCGCTCGCGGGCTCTCTTCCGGGCGTCGATCGTCGCTCTCGTCGCGAGCGAGGTGGCGATGATCGTGGGCACCGACGTGGCTCTGTGGTCGGTGGCGCGCGTCGTGGCGGGCATCGCCAGCGCTGTGGTCTTCGTCTACTGCGCCACCGCGGTGGTGGGCCACCCGTCCGCCGGCGTGACGTTCACCGGTGTCGGCGTCGGTATCGCCACGTCGGGTGTGCTCGTCGTCGCCTTGGGACCGATCGTGTCGTGGACCGCCCTGTGGATCGTCGCGGCCGTCGTCACGGCCGGCTACCCCGCGTTCGCGTGGGGACTTCCCCCGGGCGCCGCGCCCCCGTCGCCGGGCGGCGGTCCGCGACCGCGCGCGACCCCGTCGGCGCGGTGGTGGACGCTGGGCGCGGCCTACTTCCTGGAAGGTGTCGGCTACATCGTCCTGGGGACGTTCCTGGTGGCGGCGGTGTCGGCGGGCGGCGCGGAGTGGACGGGCCCCGCGGCATGGGTGGTGGTCGGGCTCGCGGCCGTCCCGTCCCCACTGTTGTGGGCGTGGGCCCTGCGGCGCCGATCCGCCGAGAGCCTGCTCACCGCGGCACTGCTGTTGCAGGCCGTCTCGGCGCTGCTGCCCGCACTGGTCGCCGGTCCGGTGGCCGCCCTGCTCGCCGCCGTCCTGTTCGGTGGAACGTTCATGGGCATCACGCTGTTGGCGATGGATTCGGCACTGGGACTGGGTATTCCGCGGGCGGCAGCGGCGCTCACCGCGATCTACGGGCTGGGCCAGATCCTCGGGCCGCTCGTGGTGGCGCCGATGCTGGGCGACGGGTTCCGTGCGGCCTTCGTCTGCGCCGCCGTCGTCCTGGTGGTCGCGGCGCTACTGGCCGGCGCCACTCGCCGCCGCCGGTACCAGTAG
- a CDS encoding TetR/AcrR family transcriptional regulator — protein sequence MPGSSADSRRVGPRKRDLVLRAVVDELTRTPYAQLTVERIAEASGVHKTTLYRWWSGKAELVADALATLMDTGPVPDTGSTRGDLAQWLAGTVRNYAGSPLGAAMPALISDLASTPEGLAAFRTAFLAERRNNCAEVVERGVARGDLPEELDVDLFMDTLAGAVFYRQVVTGGRVDADTAARVVDLLVPAAASGAGQ from the coding sequence ATGCCGGGATCCAGTGCCGACTCGCGACGAGTCGGGCCCCGCAAGCGCGATCTCGTGCTGCGTGCGGTCGTCGACGAACTCACCCGTACGCCGTACGCGCAGCTGACCGTCGAGCGCATCGCGGAGGCCAGCGGGGTGCACAAGACGACGCTGTACCGCTGGTGGTCCGGCAAGGCCGAGTTGGTCGCCGACGCACTCGCGACACTCATGGACACCGGCCCGGTACCGGACACCGGCAGCACGCGCGGCGACCTGGCCCAGTGGCTGGCCGGCACGGTGCGCAACTACGCGGGCTCGCCGCTCGGTGCCGCGATGCCGGCGCTCATCAGTGATCTGGCGTCCACGCCGGAGGGGCTCGCGGCGTTTCGTACGGCGTTTCTGGCGGAGCGGCGGAACAACTGCGCCGAGGTGGTCGAGCGGGGAGTGGCGCGGGGCGACCTCCCGGAGGAACTCGACGTGGACCTGTTCATGGACACACTCGCCGGCGCGGTGTTCTACCGTCAGGTCGTCACCGGCGGACGGGTGGACGCCGACACGGCCGCGCGGGTGGTCGACCTACTGGTACCGGCGGCGGCGAGTGGCGCCGGCCAGTAG
- a CDS encoding TIGR00730 family Rossman fold protein translates to MRITAFMGSATGHDPVHLQTATTFGRDLAAAGIGLVYGGGRVGLMGAVADAVVAGGGEAVGVIPRHLADKEIAHPGLTILEVVESMHARKQRMAELADAFVVLPGGAGTLDEFFEIWTWQQLGLHDKPVFLLDAGGFWQPLVALVEHLVDAGFVAAEQRDALRIVDDLDAVRAAMSTWVPPTPKWTSAPTAPDVGLERA, encoded by the coding sequence ATGAGGATCACCGCGTTCATGGGATCGGCCACCGGCCACGACCCGGTGCACCTGCAGACGGCGACGACCTTCGGCCGCGACCTCGCCGCGGCGGGCATCGGCCTCGTGTACGGCGGCGGCCGGGTGGGCCTGATGGGTGCGGTGGCCGACGCCGTCGTCGCGGGAGGCGGAGAGGCCGTCGGCGTCATTCCGCGTCATCTCGCGGACAAGGAGATCGCGCACCCGGGACTGACGATCCTCGAGGTGGTCGAGTCGATGCACGCCCGCAAGCAGCGGATGGCCGAGCTCGCGGACGCGTTCGTGGTTCTGCCCGGCGGCGCCGGCACGCTCGACGAGTTCTTCGAGATCTGGACCTGGCAGCAGCTCGGGCTGCACGACAAGCCGGTGTTCCTGCTCGACGCGGGCGGCTTCTGGCAACCCCTCGTCGCGCTCGTCGAGCACCTCGTCGACGCCGGTTTCGTGGCCGCAGAGCAGCGGGACGCGCTGCGGATCGTCGACGATCTCGACGCCGTGCGCGCCGCGATGTCGACCTGGGTGCCGCCGACGCCCAAGTGGACGAGCGCGCCGACGGCGCCCGACGTCGGCCTCGAACGGGCGTGA
- a CDS encoding long-chain fatty acid--CoA ligase — MLSTMNDLPLSIAQLLRHGSTVHADAEVVTWTESGARRRTYAEVGRRCAALAHALRGLGVDGDDRVATFMWNNAEHLEAYLAVPSMGAVLHTLNIRLFPEQLIHVANHAEDRVIIVDATLIPLLAPQLAQMKTVEHVIVTGDSTAGLEAPEGVQVHTYEGLIADRPTEFDWPELDERAAAAMCYTSGTTGDPKGVVYSHRSIYLHSMQVCMTDGPSLAQGDRALAVVPQFHAMSWGLPYAAFMIGASLIMPDRFLQPGPLAELIAAERPTFAAAVPTIWQGLHLYLEHHPQDISSMREVLIGGAAVPPSLMHAFQNDHQVAVLHAWGMTETSPLGSVARPPADSTGEDRWKYRYTQGRFPASVEARLIDDDGNRVPHDGTSIGELEVRGPWITASYYGVDAPEKFRDGWLRTGDVGSITPDGYLTLSDRTKDIIKSGGEWISSVDLENAVMGHPAVAEAAVIGIPDEKWDERPLVAVVLREDSDTTLDQLRDFLADKVAKWQLPENWAVIQEVPKTSVGKFDKKRLRADFHDGNLDITRL, encoded by the coding sequence ATGTTGAGTACGATGAATGATTTACCTCTTTCCATCGCGCAATTGCTGCGCCACGGAAGTACCGTCCATGCGGACGCCGAGGTGGTCACCTGGACCGAGTCGGGCGCGCGTCGCCGCACCTACGCGGAGGTCGGCCGCCGGTGCGCCGCGCTCGCGCACGCGTTGCGTGGTCTGGGCGTCGACGGCGACGACCGCGTGGCAACCTTCATGTGGAACAACGCCGAGCATCTCGAGGCCTACCTGGCGGTGCCGTCGATGGGTGCGGTGCTGCACACGCTCAACATCCGGCTGTTCCCGGAGCAGTTGATCCACGTGGCCAACCACGCCGAGGATCGGGTGATCATCGTCGACGCGACGCTGATCCCGCTGCTCGCCCCGCAACTGGCGCAGATGAAGACCGTCGAGCACGTGATCGTCACCGGTGATTCTACGGCCGGCCTCGAGGCGCCCGAGGGTGTGCAGGTGCACACGTACGAGGGCCTGATCGCGGACCGTCCCACCGAGTTCGACTGGCCCGAGCTCGACGAGCGGGCTGCTGCGGCAATGTGTTACACGTCGGGCACGACGGGTGACCCGAAGGGTGTCGTGTACTCGCACCGGTCGATCTACCTGCACTCGATGCAGGTGTGCATGACCGACGGGCCGAGCCTGGCGCAAGGTGACCGCGCGCTCGCGGTGGTGCCGCAGTTCCACGCGATGTCGTGGGGACTTCCCTACGCGGCGTTCATGATCGGCGCGTCGTTGATCATGCCGGACCGGTTCCTCCAGCCGGGTCCGCTCGCCGAACTGATCGCGGCCGAGCGACCGACGTTTGCGGCCGCCGTCCCGACGATCTGGCAGGGACTGCACCTGTACCTCGAGCATCACCCGCAGGACATCTCCTCGATGCGGGAGGTGCTCATCGGCGGTGCGGCGGTCCCGCCGTCGCTGATGCACGCCTTCCAGAACGACCACCAGGTGGCCGTGCTGCACGCGTGGGGCATGACCGAGACGTCGCCGCTGGGGTCGGTCGCGCGTCCGCCGGCCGACAGCACGGGGGAGGACCGCTGGAAGTACCGGTACACCCAGGGCCGGTTCCCGGCGTCCGTGGAGGCGCGGTTGATCGACGACGATGGCAACCGAGTTCCCCACGACGGCACCAGCATCGGCGAGCTCGAGGTGCGCGGTCCCTGGATCACGGCGTCGTACTACGGCGTCGACGCGCCGGAGAAGTTCCGGGACGGCTGGCTGCGCACCGGTGACGTCGGTTCCATCACGCCGGACGGGTACCTGACGTTGTCGGACCGCACCAAGGACATCATCAAGTCCGGTGGCGAGTGGATCTCGTCGGTGGACCTCGAGAACGCGGTGATGGGTCACCCGGCCGTCGCCGAGGCCGCGGTCATCGGCATCCCGGACGAGAAGTGGGACGAGCGGCCCCTGGTGGCGGTGGTGTTGCGCGAGGACAGCGACACCACGCTCGATCAGCTGCGGGACTTCCTGGCCGACAAGGTCGCCAAGTGGCAGCTGCCGGAGAACTGGGCGGTGATCCAGGAGGTGCCGAAGACCAGCGTCGGCAAGTTCGACAAGAAGCGCCTGCGCGCCGACTTCCACGACGGCAACCTCGACATCACCCGGCTCTGA
- a CDS encoding amidohydrolase family protein has protein sequence MVDALPLVDHHCHGVVPEPLDRRDFESLLCEAAAPGPWHGSLFDTQVGFAVRRLCAPVLGLPPHAAADAYLARRTELGGDEVSRRLLRAAGIEEFLVDTGFLADRLTPPDRLATDAGGRAREVVRLEPVAEAVIASGSVGAFADACRTTLATAAGTAVAFKSVAAYRVGLWLAPDRPSDAAVYTAAARWASDIAAGAPVRLADETLIRFLIWTAVDLGLPLQFHVGYGDADTDLHRADPLLLMPLLRATADRGVPVMLLHNYPFHRHAGYLAQVFDHVFVDVGLAVQNVGGGAVRVLTELLELAPFGSVLFSSDGFGLPELFHIATARFRSALVTVSTTELAQGNWSFDDARRVARMIAADNARRAYGLGPGPAPSTG, from the coding sequence ATGGTCGACGCGCTTCCGCTCGTCGACCATCACTGTCACGGTGTGGTGCCCGAGCCGCTGGACCGACGGGATTTCGAATCGCTGTTGTGCGAGGCGGCCGCGCCCGGCCCGTGGCACGGCAGCCTCTTCGACACCCAGGTCGGCTTCGCAGTCCGCCGACTGTGCGCACCGGTGCTCGGCCTGCCACCGCACGCGGCCGCCGACGCGTACCTCGCTCGGCGTACCGAACTCGGTGGCGACGAGGTCTCGCGCCGACTGTTGCGCGCGGCCGGGATCGAGGAGTTCCTCGTCGACACGGGTTTCCTCGCCGATCGGCTGACGCCGCCGGACCGGTTGGCGACCGACGCGGGTGGCCGGGCGCGGGAGGTGGTGCGGCTCGAACCCGTCGCCGAGGCCGTGATCGCGTCGGGAAGCGTGGGGGCGTTCGCCGACGCCTGCCGGACCACGCTGGCCACCGCCGCGGGCACCGCGGTCGCGTTCAAGTCGGTCGCCGCCTACCGGGTGGGGCTGTGGTTGGCTCCGGATCGGCCTTCCGACGCCGCGGTCTACACGGCAGCTGCGCGATGGGCGTCGGACATCGCCGCGGGTGCGCCGGTGCGGTTGGCCGACGAGACCCTGATCCGCTTCCTGATCTGGACCGCCGTGGATCTCGGTCTACCGTTGCAGTTCCACGTGGGGTACGGGGACGCCGACACCGATCTGCACCGGGCGGACCCGCTGCTGCTCATGCCGCTGCTGCGCGCGACGGCCGACCGGGGCGTCCCGGTCATGCTGCTGCACAACTACCCGTTCCACCGGCACGCCGGTTACCTGGCGCAGGTGTTCGACCACGTGTTCGTGGACGTCGGGTTGGCGGTGCAGAACGTCGGCGGGGGAGCGGTCCGCGTCCTCACGGAATTGCTCGAGCTGGCGCCGTTCGGGTCGGTGCTCTTCTCGTCGGACGGATTCGGGTTGCCCGAGTTGTTCCACATCGCCACCGCACGGTTCCGATCGGCGCTCGTGACGGTGTCGACAACCGAACTGGCGCAAGGCAACTGGTCCTTCGACGACGCGCGGCGGGTGGCACGCATGATCGCCGCCGACAACGCCCGGCGCGCCTATGGTCTCGGACCCGGCCCGGCCCCGTCGACCGGGTAG
- a CDS encoding glutamine synthetase family protein: MDRPERDHRALAAARLTRDLAGRGVVAVALPWVDNSGVVRTKAVPLDRLEHAATWGVGASPSFDAYTADDDIVAGRYAGGPIGDLRLLPDLDRLTVLAAQPGWAWAPADRCTQDGEPHPQDARDALRRAVARLADEGLTVRAAFEIEWVVGEDASDGFVPATRGPAYGFTRVVEKSDYLTALLSALRQQDVRVEQIHPEYASGQFELSVAAEDPLAAADTSVLVRETVRAVTIRHGMRVSFSPKVVAGGVGNGGHVHLSLWWDGRNLHSGGDGPCGLTATAEAFAAGVLDHLPALSAVSAPSVASYLRLVPGQWSAPFQACGPENREAALRLITGSAGEEDRAANLEVKVPDLSANPYLCMAGLLFAGAVGIREGLSLPELLDVDPNSLDEEQLRRRGVHRLPTTLAESTAAFDSDAVLTDAFGAELSATLVDVRRAEIAKFDGATEEEITAALRWAW; this comes from the coding sequence ATGGACCGCCCCGAGCGCGACCATCGGGCACTCGCGGCCGCACGCCTGACGCGTGACCTCGCCGGACGCGGTGTCGTCGCCGTCGCGCTGCCGTGGGTGGACAACAGCGGCGTGGTACGCACCAAGGCCGTCCCACTGGACCGCCTCGAGCACGCCGCCACGTGGGGCGTGGGCGCGTCGCCGTCGTTCGATGCGTACACCGCGGACGACGACATCGTCGCCGGACGCTACGCCGGCGGGCCGATCGGCGATCTGCGCCTGCTCCCGGATCTCGACCGCCTCACGGTCCTCGCGGCCCAGCCGGGGTGGGCCTGGGCGCCGGCGGACCGCTGCACGCAGGACGGGGAGCCGCACCCGCAGGATGCCCGGGACGCCCTCCGTCGCGCCGTCGCTCGCCTCGCCGACGAGGGGCTGACGGTCCGGGCCGCGTTCGAGATCGAGTGGGTGGTGGGCGAGGACGCCTCGGACGGCTTCGTTCCCGCCACCCGTGGGCCCGCCTACGGTTTCACCCGTGTGGTGGAGAAGTCCGACTACCTGACGGCGTTGCTGTCGGCGCTACGACAGCAGGACGTCCGGGTCGAGCAGATCCACCCCGAGTACGCGTCCGGCCAGTTCGAGCTGTCGGTGGCCGCCGAGGACCCGCTCGCGGCGGCCGACACGTCCGTTCTGGTGCGCGAGACCGTCCGGGCCGTCACGATCCGTCACGGCATGCGGGTGTCGTTCTCCCCCAAAGTGGTTGCCGGCGGCGTGGGAAACGGTGGGCACGTCCACCTGTCGCTGTGGTGGGACGGCCGCAATCTGCACAGCGGCGGTGACGGCCCCTGCGGCCTGACGGCCACCGCGGAGGCGTTCGCGGCGGGCGTCCTCGATCACCTCCCGGCGCTGTCCGCGGTGAGCGCACCGTCGGTGGCGAGCTACCTCCGGTTGGTGCCGGGCCAGTGGTCGGCGCCGTTCCAGGCGTGCGGGCCCGAGAACCGGGAGGCCGCGCTCCGGCTGATCACCGGGAGCGCGGGCGAGGAGGACCGCGCCGCCAATCTCGAGGTGAAGGTGCCGGACCTGTCGGCCAACCCGTACCTGTGCATGGCGGGGTTGCTGTTCGCGGGAGCGGTGGGGATCCGGGAGGGCCTGTCGCTGCCGGAACTGCTCGACGTCGACCCGAATTCTCTCGACGAGGAGCAGCTTCGACGACGCGGTGTCCACCGGCTGCCGACCACCCTTGCCGAATCCACCGCGGCGTTCGACAGCGATGCGGTGCTCACCGACGCGTTCGGTGCGGAACTGTCGGCCACGCTCGTCGACGTGCGCCGGGCCGAGATCGCCAAGTTCGACGGCGCGACGGAGGAGGAGATCACCGCGGCGCTGCGCTGGGCGTGGTGA
- a CDS encoding CHAP domain-containing protein: MSAEPDVRRRRLAVWIAAVIAVLVVAAGAVLLWVPSRYLPWDTAAFPDIDRTTLSPTQVKVVDLLEAEHDQQRPGTFYSDGAKEPWCANFVSWIMREAGEPFANPNSGSWRIPGVYTLQEYYESQGRFEPAGNGYRPEIGDVVLYDNEFRLGQHTNFVVAIDGGTATTVGGNELGKIRVHDLDWQSDGAVVGFGRLDS; this comes from the coding sequence ATGAGCGCAGAACCCGACGTCCGTCGTCGTCGCCTCGCCGTCTGGATCGCTGCTGTGATCGCGGTCCTGGTGGTGGCGGCGGGCGCCGTGCTGCTGTGGGTGCCGTCGCGGTACCTCCCGTGGGATACGGCCGCGTTCCCCGACATCGACCGCACCACGTTGTCACCCACGCAGGTGAAGGTGGTGGACCTTCTCGAGGCCGAACACGATCAGCAGCGGCCGGGCACCTTCTACTCCGACGGCGCGAAGGAGCCGTGGTGCGCCAACTTCGTCAGCTGGATCATGCGCGAGGCCGGGGAGCCGTTCGCGAACCCCAACTCCGGATCGTGGCGGATCCCCGGTGTCTACACGCTGCAGGAGTACTACGAATCCCAGGGCCGTTTCGAACCGGCCGGCAACGGCTACCGGCCGGAGATCGGTGACGTGGTGTTGTACGACAACGAGTTCCGGCTGGGCCAGCACACCAACTTCGTCGTCGCGATCGACGGTGGCACCGCCACGACCGTCGGCGGAAACGAGCTCGGCAAGATCCGCGTTCACGACCTCGACTGGCAGTCGGACGGGGCGGTCGTCGGGTTCGGGCGCCTCGACAGCTGA
- a CDS encoding class I SAM-dependent methyltransferase has product MHQPGYDALAELYDETFPEAYTTPLERHVVAAFADLVLGDGLDGVVLDVGCGAGHVAADLAGRGLDVVGIDPSIEMLRLARRHHPELRFVHGDAHLGRTNLDGSDVRAVLARFSLIHVPPAEVAHVLTSWATRLPPGGFVAVAGQSTDAAGEVEEFDHRVAPAWRWHPDRLGDELADAGFDEVWRTVNRPDAVQRFPAVHIVARRR; this is encoded by the coding sequence ATGCACCAACCCGGATACGACGCCCTCGCCGAGCTCTACGACGAGACGTTCCCGGAGGCCTACACGACCCCACTCGAACGTCACGTGGTCGCCGCGTTCGCCGATCTGGTCCTCGGCGACGGGCTCGACGGTGTCGTGCTGGACGTCGGCTGCGGAGCGGGGCACGTGGCCGCCGACCTCGCCGGCCGCGGACTCGACGTGGTGGGAATCGACCCCAGCATCGAGATGCTGCGCCTCGCCCGCCGCCACCATCCGGAGCTCCGGTTCGTCCACGGTGACGCCCACCTCGGTCGCACGAACCTGGACGGGTCGGACGTCCGAGCGGTTCTCGCGCGCTTCAGTCTCATCCACGTGCCTCCGGCCGAGGTGGCGCACGTGTTGACGAGTTGGGCCACGCGCCTGCCCCCCGGCGGATTCGTGGCGGTGGCCGGCCAGAGCACCGACGCCGCGGGTGAGGTCGAGGAGTTCGACCATCGGGTGGCGCCGGCGTGGCGTTGGCACCCCGACCGGCTCGGCGACGAGTTGGCCGACGCGGGCTTCGACGAGGTGTGGCGGACGGTCAACCGGCCGGACGCGGTGCAACGATTCCCCGCGGTGCACATCGTCGCTCGGCGGCGGTGA